Sequence from the Ictalurus punctatus breed USDA103 chromosome 10, Coco_2.0, whole genome shotgun sequence genome:
ACAGGTTctgaagtcttcaggacaagTGGTTACTGACGTTGAGTGAATGCGTTAACCTTGAACAGGTTCATGATGATGGACATGGATGCCATTTGTGATATTATCATGTCACTGGTTGCAAGAAAATGTGGGTATATAACCGGAAAGGATGCTTTATTGCCATAAATGGAAATGTAGGGGTATGCACCTGTCTTATCGTATGCAGGACTATACCTATAAAGCCTTACCAGCTACTCAACTGTAATATGCGAGCAGACGCTCTTTAGGTGCAGCTACTATTTTCTGTAGGTCTCCACCAGGACAGCGACATGTCTTTGCCTTTGAAAACCTACGGCACCAAGACACTCAGTGTGTACGGGGGCGCCGGGGGTCAAGGAACCCGCGTTTCATCTTCCAGGCCTGCGTTATTTTGTGGATCTTCTTGGCAATCCAACCGTGCAGATGGCCTCACTTTGGACATTTCAGACAACCAAAAAGCCATCATGCAGAATCTAAACGATCGTCTGGCATCCTTTATCCAGAAGGTGCAGTCTCTGAACGGTAAAAAGGCTGAACTGGAGAGGAACATTAACGAGTGGTGTGCGAGCCACACTGTGGTGTCCAACGAGTACTCGGGATTCTTGGCCACCATTGAACGCTTACAAGATCAGGTAagattagaagaagaaaaaaaaggtagaaGGGATCATATAGAATGGTTGCAACGTTACAATGTAACTTGGGCTCTAAATCTGACAAATGTAAGCCTGACATTACACattctagctatctatctaagcaaagaagaaaaaaagtatgCATGAGAATACGGGACTAAGGCTGATAACTAACAGTGCACAAGCCTGCTCCGTTACTGTATAGCAATTTTAGACATGAATTGATTattcacatttcacatttatccCACTAACATACGATCTTACTTTGGACGCACCTATATGTATCAAACACGGTCGTAATACAGTAAATTCACAATCTAGTTTAAAGACACCAGCATTTTCTTCTCATTTAGCTAGTAGCGTACTTTTACAGACATGTGCCTGATGTAAATATAACGGTGTATTCCATTTCACATTAACTCTATTAAATTGCAGTCATAGTCATTGATcattgattatatatatatatatatatatatatatatatatatatatagagagagagagagagagagagagagagagagagagagatttatatttataaagttATATTTTACTGAAGCTACATTTTACTGAATACTCATATTGTTCGATCTAATCATCCTTAACTAATCACCCTTTGGTTAAATTTAGCTTTTTCTCTGTGCTCCTTTTCACTTACCTTACATATTTTCCAAATCTCAACGTGTGAATGATCCATATAGTGACACTGCTGAACTTGCGCCCCGCTACACAAACTGAAGAGGCACAATTTTAAATAGCTTTAAAGCTTAAAAatgaatgcatcaaaatgaTTGAGTTAAAAAACGACTGAATggttaaatgaaaatatgctACAAATGTAATTTACGTAAGAGTAGGCCTCTTAGGTATCTTATCTGCATAAGGGCATATCTTAAAGGAGTCAGTGTGACAGCATAGTTTTGATTGATTTAAGCAGGAGCACAAAGTTTTGTTTGATTTTCAGTGTTCAGCTGATTAGTTGTATCAGATGTGCTCCTGCTTTGTTGCAACAAAAGCTTGCAGTCAGACCAGATTTCGGCAGATAAGATTGTCTAGCCCGGCTctaaaattacaacactttgtttattgatttatttcccCTTTTGCTGCTCTACTTTAACATCCCACTGTAGTCCCTACTAGTATAAACCGTATCAAGTGGCTGACAGTGATGAGAAAACGTTCTGCATCTTTTCCAATCTTTTCCAGATTCAGCAAATCTCTAAGTCCAATGGTGAGGCTGGACTAAATATTCAAAATGCCTTTCTGGTTGCTGATGATTTCAGAATCAAGTAAGtgaacaaaatgtgtgtgtttagagtaCGTGTGTAGCTGCCTTATTTTCCATATTTTATTGCATTAATAATCCTTTACCTCACTTTAGGTACGAGTTAGAGCTAGCCATTCGTACATCAGTGGAGGCAGAAACTGCCCAAAACAGGACGCTCATGGATGAGCTTATCCTATCCCGTTCAACTCTGGAGATGGAGTATGAAAGCCTGAGTGAGGAACGCATCGTTCTTGAGAAGAACCATGAGGAGGTACAgacatttgtcatttatttcCTCACTCTAACTGTATATCCCTCGTATAATATCCTGACAGTTCTTAAGTCCTCTTATATCAAGTCAACTAGGTctgacataaaaaaataaaaattataaaggAGACATGGGTGTTAGGATTTGTGAATCTATATCCCGGGGCGAGCCACTAGAAAACTGTTAGGATTTGAAACTAGAGAATCTCCAGGTTACGATTCTTAAAAAGAGGCAACGTGAAAATGCACAAGAACGACTGTGCCATAGCCTCGATACTCACTTTCCACACCAAGCCCTTGGGAGAGTTTACCAAatcatacagacacacaaagttcaaatggcaagatctctCATTGATTCCAAGAAAGACAGAGTATATATCAATCATACTTGACACACGACAGAGATAACAggttaactattgattggctaggcggaagggcatatttgcatgaagcaggaaggtatgtaaatgtGCAAATAGTGAGGGGACAAAGGAATGCACAAATGGTGAGGGGCTTTATCCATCCACACCTCAGTCAACAAAGAGAAAAATTGGAACCAGGAACCAGGAAACAGatagattggggggggggggggtgcacaGGGAGGGGAGAGTGTTCACAGTCAACTTATCAATAGGGTTTTAAGCCTCAACCTGGCATTAAGACACAGTTAGTCAGTGCTAAAAATCTTCTATTATAATGTTCCGACACTTTTTCCTGTTATAGGACATGACAAAAGGTTTAAGCTTTGCCGAAGCCCCAGTGAAACCAGCTAACACATCAGCCGATATTCTCACTCGTGCTGTGTCTACTGCTTTAACTGTAAAGAAAGGTGTGTCCACCTTCACACTCACCCTGGCATTCCAGCACTGTCTGAAAACTCCACGCAGATACAACCTGGAATGTTCGACGCCCTCGTTTTCATCCGTTTCTCACTTTAATCCTCGAAAacatttattcacatgaaaatcTTTACCCACCGTTTTACTAAATATAATACAAGTGAATTTCCCCAGTGACGATTTCACTCGCAATCAGTTCAAACAAAGTGCAAAGTAATGTGCTGTGTATCTAAGAGGCAATATCACAGCTGACTTCAGTCAGTGATGTAGCGTCTGAGAAACAGATAGTGTTAACTGTGAAAGAACACATTCCAGGTGGTATCTGTGTGGAGATTTCAGACAGTGCTGGAATGCCAGGGCCAGTGTGAAGGTGGACATGCCTTTCTTTACGGTCAAAGCAGTAAACACAGCACGAGTGAGAATATCAGCTGCTGTGTTAGCTCGCTTCATTGGTGCTTGCTTCAGCAAAACTGAAACGTCCTATAGCAGGAAAAAGTGTCTGAACCTTATAATAGAAGATTTTATCACTGACTAACTGCGTCTTAATGCCAGGTTGATGCTTAAAACCCTACGTCTCCTTTATTTTATGTCAAACCTGATCTGGCTACAAGGTTCAAATTTAGACTGGTCTTGTTACTACTTTCAGTCAGCTCAACAAAGTTACCCAAAACACTGAGGTCTCTACAGGGGAAACAGTGTATGACTAATGCAGTGCTCTTTCCCTtcaaccccccctcccccacaccaCCACCAGCCCGGTTGTTTTTGCGCTCCTATAATCTGTTCCGCTTGCAGTTTCCCGTTCCATTAGCTCTCGAAATGATGGTTATGTATTTTTCTCCAGAAAACTAGTTTTTACATACAATGTACATGAAGTGAAAAATTTGAGCTTGGCGTTGCTCGGTTTCTCTTCGACAAACGAAAGCAATGTTTTGCATGTTTACCTTGACCATGGTTACCATGGTTACTATGGTATGACTGTCATATTTATACTATAACAGTGGACATAGGCATTATAGTAATACCATGGTAATATCATGGAAAGAATAACAAACACAGTCACTGAAAGATACTAAAACTGTGGCTAAATATGTAGTAGACATAGTTTCCATAGTAAACCCAGAGTAAATTAAGGTATTATTATGGTTAAGGTATAGTAATCATTATCATTGTGAGGAAACACGGTTACTTCATGGTAAATTCATGGTTCAGAGTTTAACAGCAATAAAAATCATACAGTACCCTATTAAAAGCATAGTGTACACAGATCAGTAAAAATGCATACAGTATGTGGGTGAAAGGGGATGAAAGGAAATAAAACTTGATGGAAACTGGTTCGACAAAGCCATTGTTCCTGCTGATTAGAATTCTCAGTCTGCCTCCTAATGGCAGAAAGTAAAGAGGATGGGTGGGGTCAGTACACATCCACGGTAGGCTtttagctgtgatgtgtgaaaATATACCCTTCATTTGGAGTTATTTATCTCCTGTGATGATCCTGCTGATCTGATTAACAACATGGGGCCAAAGGAGAGGTCCCTACAATTACAcaatgaatttattttgtgataGTGCAACATGTCTTGTATTCAGGACAAGGCAGACAGAACGGTAGATTCAAGCCAAACACCCTATCTATGAAGAATTATTAAGATACAAGAAGCACAAGTAAactataaagttttttttttttttttttaattaagaatATGTTGCATGCACAAAGAGcaagaattaaaacaaattaaaataaatcttttctaaaaaaaaaataataataataaaaaaaattccatttagTCAATTTCTCATTTTAGAGATTTTCATTTGCAAATATTGTTAATccatttactgtttttttttttgtttgtttgtttgttttttgccgTTAGGCTCTTGGGACATGATTACCTGGTGGGTCTTACACCTTTTCATACTTGAAAACTTGACCATGCCAACTCAATGTACTATGACACTGAGTGGAACGATATGAAGAGAACAGAAACATCCAGATGAAACATACACTGTAATCACATAGCTACCCTGtgcctttttatttaaaaaaaaaaaagttgcacaaTTTAATTTTTGGTAACAAAAGGtcatattaatatgaattacctacaacaacaacacataAAGCTAGTCACTTAGAAATGATTAGCTGATTAGCTGTTCGTGATTAGCTGTTTCCTTGTTCGTGTGTGCTTATgagtattttgttgttgttgttgttgaaacaaaaaaattgtctttttgtTCAGTTCTTTTATCTCATAATCATCTTTCAAAGCCTTCTCAGTAACTTCCTGACTGAATGAAACAGGCTACTACTGACATTTAGATCACACACATGCCCAACCAATCTATTTTCACTGCTCATACACCCACCAAATATTTGCAATATATTTTACTTGTTAGAATCATGAATTGGCATCCACGTCGAATCTTGGAAACTGTGTCTTTTAGGAGAAAGCTCAGGTTCTTGCACAGGCTGTAGTCCAGGTGGATGTTTCTGTGGATGCAGCACCCTCTACAGACC
This genomic interval carries:
- the LOC108270812 gene encoding keratin, type I cytoskeletal 13, whose amino-acid sequence is MSLPLKTYGTKTLSVYGGAGGQGTRVSSSRPALFCGSSWQSNRADGLTLDISDNQKAIMQNLNDRLASFIQKVQSLNGKKAELERNINEWCASHTVVSNEYSGFLATIERLQDQIQQISKSNGEAGLNIQNAFLVADDFRIKYELELAIRTSVEAETAQNRTLMDELILSRSTLEMEYESLSEERIVLEKNHEEEKAQVLAQAVVQVDVSVDAAPSTDLIETLTKMREDYEAVTAKNRRDQEVWYQSTISTVQKKSIEQTEDLEHNTAELSQLKSDFHRMQIELQTQHSTRMSLEGSLQDSVTRYAAQLAELQKIITDLEHKLKQIHANITNKKEDYDNLMEEIKTYRLLLEGNSSDPQVARKKIAVIKIMESSQTVKIH